Below is a window of Rhea pennata isolate bPtePen1 chromosome 2, bPtePen1.pri, whole genome shotgun sequence DNA.
GTAGCATTATTTTACCTCTTTTGATCAACTTCTTTATTCACTGGCTTATTCTTGGTGCAAcataaattactgttttctgtttatgaaGGCTGCTTTTCTTACATAAATAAGAAACACCTCTCTGTGGCAGTACTTTGCCTGTTTGTGGTCTCAAATGGCTTAGAATAAGAAAGAGAACTTGCACATCTCAGCAAAGCCTGGGTATAGAATTGATTAGCAGGTGTTCACTTACTCTAGTAGTTCTGCTGGCTACATTTGAATGCTCTTGCAACAGACAAGATGGCACATGTACCAATTTGGTTCTCAGGAGCCACAGAACCTCTAGAACATCATAGTGTAGAAGCCCTTCCAATCAACTTATTGGGATTGAGTCTcacacaaaactttttttagttatagtaaaattattttctgggCTGTGAGGCATACATTCTTTATCAAGCTGATTTTCATAGTTCTTCAATCATAGATGCATGATCTGGCTAAAAATGGCTTGCTTAAGCTCAGCCTTTCATGTTTCTTTCAACTTATTGATAGTTAGATATATCAGTTTAAAACATGTCCTAGTAAAATGAAGTTCTATTTCATCTACGAATGGATCTTCCCATAGTGCTTAACTTTTACATGATCTGAAAACTTGTACTACTAGAGGTAAGGAATAGAAGCAGGGCTGAACCACAGCTCCTGCAGCCAAATCCATTTTGTGTCACTACTTGTAATGTGTTTTGTATGTGCAGTATGGATAATTACAGTAAAAATGATGCTCAGTATCTTGacaaaatgagtattttctgtactgtttatgaagaaagcttttttctttttttaacagataatCCGTGGTGcgctgaaagaagaaatatctgtTATGACTAAAAGTTCACCAGTAGATCTAGTGACAGAAACGGATCAAAAAGTAGAAAACTTCATTATATCTTTGATAAAAGAGAAGTTTCCTTCTCACAGGTACAGGTTCTTATTGATATGTTTCTGATAAAAGAAGGGGTGAGGTGACtagaagaacaaaatgaaaagtttctaATTTTGTTTGATAACATTTCAGTATGTTTGACATGCTAAAATTTTGCAGAATGCTCCTATGACTTGAATGTATCAAATATTTCAGAGTAGTAGCAGGTCAAAGTTTTGCCCAAATGCTTCCAAATCAATTGCTAGCTAATTTTGCAATTAATTTAGAGGACTGCAGTAGCAAAAAAAGTCAGGGATCCAACGGTCCGGGATCTACTGATAAAAGTTTAACTTTGTTCAAAGTTCATGCAGAAAGTTGCTTCCAGTTGAGCCAGGTGTAAATAAATGCTTGTTCACTGGTGTTGGATAATCAAAGGTGGCTCAAAGATATTTGGAACCCaaacttctcttttgtttgctgtAGAAGCTAACATACCTTGAACATCCAAACAGACTGGGTCCCATGGTTCTGAGTGGGCCTTCAGTTCAGGTTAGCAAATCTCAACCAATATAAGAACATAAaattttctagaaagaaaatgacatcTTTTGGATCTGTATTACTGGgtctcacagatttttttttttaattgctcaatctttctttttttttttcagaaatataaaatttatcCTCCAagaagaaatctattttaattaacTGATTGTCTTTCCTATTTTGATGTAATGGCTCAAGTTTAGTAGTTTTCTTAAGCTGGGTTTGCTAATTTTTATCGTATTTTCTTGGAGATGTTCTCATTGTAACAGTGTGtgtgaaatataataaataacacacaaaattagaaaaacagaagtgatgCAAAATATCAGTTACTTTGCCAAATCTGTGTAAACATAAAAACTAGTGGAATGACCTTGAAATAACAGTTTCTATGACACTGATAAacatttgaaagtattttaaaacattttttttaaattggataATTGGTATCACATTAGACATACTTCTTTTGAATTTCTCCTTCTGTTGAATTTTTCATTCACCTGaataatttttctgtctgtctaCCTTCAAGATAATTTACTTTTCGGGAACATTGTTTTGTTCTGAGTTATCTTATCTTTCCCAAACATAAAACTCCTAATATTAAagggattttgtttctttaattttagcAGTTTTTCTCATATTGGCAGTTCTTGgaggaaaataatattctgattttgttaTAGACTTTTCATGGGTTGAGTAATATGTTAACAACATGGAAAAGGTATAGAAGAGAATTCCACATACTTGTGTTCATcccagtaatttttttaattcaaagcaAATAGTTTAGTGAtcaaaaaaatcatgaaatttaGTTTCCTGTGGCACTGTGCTTTGTGTATTCCTTGGATTTAGTAGTATAGTAGAGCATGCACTCTGCCCTCCGCTTCAAGAGGAGCTCTGCTTTGGATTTCATCCCTTTACAAagtcatctatttttttttactcttgtAAAACTATGAGCCTCCTGCTAAGAGGGGCAGGAGGCAGTGAAAACCTACCCTTGATGGAGGAGGGTCAGCTTAGGGAACACTTGCAAACTAgacatacacaagtccatgggacCTGCTGagatgcacccatgagtactgagggagctggctgatgtcattgTGTGGCCAGTCTCATTTATCTTTGAAAGCTCTAGGTGACTGAGAGAGATTCCAGAGgactgaaataaagcaaacGTTACCTCTGTCATCAAAAAtgacaagaaggaggatccatGAAACTACAGGCTGATCAGTGTCACCTTGATCTCTAGGATGGTGATAAAGCAACTAATCCTGGGTACCATGTCTAGATATGTGAAGCACCAAAGTGGGATAGGTATAGTCATCACGGATTTACAAAGGGGAAATTGTGTTTAACCAACCCGATAGCCTTCtatgaagaaatgaagtttGGTGTCTGAAGAGAGAGCAGtgttgtttatcttgactttagtaaggcttttgatgTTGTCACCTGTAACATCATTATAGACAAGCTGATGTAGGACGGGCTAGATAATGTGGTCAGTGAGATGGACTGAAAACAGGTTGAAATGCAGGGCTCAGAcggttgtgatcagtggcacatAGTCTAGCAGGAGGCCAGTCATTAGtgatgtcccccaggggtcaatacTCAGTctaatactgtttaacatcttcattaatgacctgaaCAGTGGGACAGAGTGTTCTGTCAGCAGATTTGCTTATagtacaaaactgggaggagtggctgatgcaccaaTGATTGTGGCACTGCTCAGAGGGACCTcgagaggctggagaaatgggtggagagaaacctcatgaagtttcACAAAGGGAAGTGCatggtcctgcacctaggcagaaatgAACCTGAGCACCAATACAGGCTGGGGATGATTCAGCTGAATAGTAGTTTTGTGGAGAAGGatctggtggacaacaagtggAGCATGGACCAGCACTGTGCCCTCATGGCAAAGAAGCCAgtggcatgctgggctgcattACGAGATTGATGCAGCAGATTGATGAAGATGATCCTTCCTGTCTACTCAGCACTGGCGAGACACAtttggagtgctgtgtccagttctgggctatATAGTAGAAGAAGGGATGGACATACTGGAGTGGGTCCACTGACAGGCCACAAAGATGACTGAGGGAGACTGAAGCATGTCTCATGAGAGGAagggctgagagagctgggactgtttagcctgcaTAAGAGAAGGTCaagggaggatcttatcaatgtctgtatCAAGTATCTGATAGGAGAGAGTAAAATAGATAGAGGCAGACTGTTCTCAGTGGTGGTAACAGGATGGGAGGTgataggcacaaactgaaaagcaggaaattcaGTTCAAACATAAGAAACAACTATTTCACTGCAAGGTTGGTTGAACAAAGGAACAATCTGAGAGGCTGTGAAGTCTTCAttcttggagatactcaagacCCAACTGGATTTGGTCctcagcagcctgctctagATGActctgagcagaggggttggaccaaatgatctccagaggtcccttccaacctcaactgctCCATAATTGTGTATTCTACCCCCAAAGTTGATAATGctgttactggaaaaaaaaaatcctaaaaactTCAATGTTTTGGCTATTGAGTTACCTTAATGGAATTAAAGATCTTTTTCCCTTACTAAGTGTATTTCTGACATAATGAGTAGTAGTAGAAGCCTGTTCAGTTACTAGATACAGTTGGTACTTTCCAACCAAACTTTATATTTCTCAATTTTACATATGCATAATTGATGATATAAAAACTATATGtgactttcctttaaaaattttaattccaAGGACAGTATTGTAATTCAgacattttgaacatttttttcattgtttttaatgtgtttcCTACTCTAGTTTCATCGGAGAAGAATCTGTTGCAGCTGGAGAAGGCAGCATTTTGACAGCTAATCCCACATGGATTATAGACCCTATTGATGGAACTACCAACTTTGTACACAGGTTCAGCTGTCATCTTTTATGTTAGCAACTTAAGCTGATTAccttttttgtttctccagTTCTGTGAGAGCAAagctttttcacttttaaatagctttaaaagcGATACCATGAACTCAAGAATAGTCACAaattgctgtttgctttttgttgagaactgttttgcagtttttgttACCATATTAGTATTTCTGTAAGTATTACAATACTCTGTAACCAATAGCAGACATCTGCTTTACACAATGAAagtcctgggttcaagccccagtggaaccagcaccaggaaatctttcGGACATTGGACTAAATGATATCCAGAagtccttccaaccttactgattctgtgattgtgtgacTTGTACTAAACAGCAGGAATCAACAGCCTTTGACAGAGATGCTAAAAATAGGTGGGCAGATTTTTAACAGTAGTGCAACAGGACTGGGAATTAAGAACAGCATCTTCAAAGAGATATTGCTGGGAGGCTATGACAGTTCTAGTTCTGGTTTCCAAAAAACTTCACTGAGATCTAGGAACTGCtactatgaagaaaaatgaggtaTCACTGGCAAACTATCTAGTGGTATTTTGCATCAGGATGAGGAAGGAGTTCTCAGAGTAATGCTGACTGCCTGTCCCCTGACTCCTTAAGGACTTCTGGCCCTGACAAGCTCTGAGCATACCTGATTCCAGTATTGCGATGACTGCTGCTATATGACGTGCAGCTTTAAACAGTTGCCAAATCCAGCTAAATagcatttttgttcaaaaagcTTCAATAAAGTATTTGATGAGTTTagtaaaatattataatttttacagattttaatttgtttgaaaagctacaagaaaataatccattttacattttagagACTTAAAATAATCTGTAATTTTTACAGACTGTAATTACAGTAAGTTTTTTGAtctgcaaatttttaaaaaagtatgtttttagtGATTAACCAATTAATTTTAGACTTAGTAAAATTGGGGTGCAGCACATACACTGTGCTATACTGGGTCCTATATACTTGTATTTCTTGGCTAAAAGAGATGACTGTTCCTAATCCAAATGTAACAGGCTCAGCTTCAGTGAGTGGAAATTGTGCAACTGTGATCAGTATCATTTGGTCTGTTTTCACAATGAATGGTACAAGTCCCAGAAAACCAGTATTGcctaaatatttaatgaatcttttctttttaatatgcttgacatttaaatgaagattgcttttaataaatgtaaacaTGGTAATGAAAGAAGCATAGTATCTCTCTGTAAAAtagtgaaatgttttgttttgtaggtTTCCATTTGTGGCAGTTTCAATTGGCTTTGTTGTAAACAAAGAGGTATACTTTTTATTACTTAATATCTAATTAAGCAAAACCAAATTAATTTTGTGTTGCTAGCTATCATTAagatctgtattttcaaagcagatagaaggaaggggaaaaacacTCAAGGTatctttactgttttcttgCAGATAGAATTTGGAATTGTGTACAGTTGTGTAGAAGACAAGATGTACACtgctaggaaaggaaaaggtgcATTTTGCAATGGTCAGAAACTTAAAGTATCAGGCCAAGAAGGTAAGCTGAACTGGGTaacttattttaataattctgtatgttttgcaaaatgataCACCAGCAGTTTTACATTTGGgtatatttctctttcttatcatgttattttgttttgcaaatacaaGGTTTTATTGAAatgcattatattttatatagtatTTGTTTTGAGGaaacaggttttattttctttgatgaaTATATAACACTTGTGATCTTTGCAGAATTAAACTCAGCAGCTGGAAATTGTATTCCCTGTGTGTCtctttaagttttattttattccttgtaTGTCTGTATTCATTCTGTGATCATTTTTGAAGACTGTAATGAATCTACCAAGCAATTTAACTTCTAGTTATGAACTAGCATTGGTTTAAATCTTATCAGGATCACTGTTGTATACTTACTACCTTATATAAAGGAAAACCAATGCTTGATTTGGGACTTCTACGGGTTTGAGAGCTGTTCTTATTGTTCtaacaatataattttatatagcAATGACTTCAGTTAAAGCATATACACAATTAAACCATATCATGCTTtgttaattttatcttttcctgtcacttttcatataagaatttttttataaGTTCAGTCATGTAATATTAAATacttcaattttcttcttaGTCTGACAAGAGAACAATGAAGTAAACTTTGCTTGAATTTAAATCGCATACCTAATTACTGTCATTATGTAAGTTACACAGTTTGAAAAGTgaggttttatttcctttccagaCATTACAAAATCCCTTTTAGTAACAGAATTGGGATCAAATCGTGATCCAgagactataaaaataattctttcaaaCATGGAAAGACTTCTCAGCATTCCTATTCATGGGTAagatatttcttattttgatatttaCTGGTAGTGTTAAATATGAGGATTTCTGTGAAGAATCAGAATTTGCATACAGACATTGCATACATTTAACttctcaaaaatgaaatatgatttAAATGTGATTGTCTAGTAGGCTCTCCAGAGAGACTTtgtgtgtttaatttttttcaagctgGGACATAATCATATGGCATTAAGAACTGAGGCATGTTTGGTTTTGTTGGGCTAGAAAGTGTGGTGTTTTTGTATTCAGTCTTTTAACTaaaattttttgtatttttgtagaAACACACAAGGAGTAGTAGGAACTTCATAAAGATCAGCTATGTTAAATTAGAATGGCTATCTTCAATAATTTAGTTTTGCTGTAgtaaagagagaaattttttttaatgcatcaggagacaaaaatcttcctttccGCTCCATATAAATGTTTGAATTTATCCAAGTAGTTGAAATTGTCCACAAACTAATATTATTTTAGCtacattcctctttttttttttccccctttacaTTTAAAGTAACATTTACAAACTATATTAAAGTCAAGCAGatttatttctggaaatttGCTATAATCAGAGGACTCTTTAACATACTTAAATAGAGAATGAGTTATGTGCATTTGTTTCACCACAATGTCCTATCACATTTTCTCTTGCTTAGTTCATTTGCGTATGATGCTTTTATGCTCTGTATGGTTTCCACAATGTTTATGCACAATGTTTATGACTGTCTTGGGAACTGctctcaattaaaaaacaactgtATCTCCTGTAGGATTAGAGCTGTTGGTACTGCAGCTGTGAACATGTGCCTTGTGGCAACAGGTGGTGCTGATGCCTATTATGAAATGGGAATTCATTGCTGGGATATGGCAGGGGCTGGAATCATTATTACTGAAGCAGGTGGAGTGCTGCTAGATGTATCAGGTAAATGCATGGGCATGCATAATACTCCTGTGTCCTTTTAAGCAGTAATTGGGAGCAAAGCGTAGCTGAAGTGAGAAGGTAAATGCATGGGCATGCATAATGCTCCTGTGTCCTTTTAAGCAGTAATTGGGAGCAAAGCGTAGCTGAAGTGAGAAGGTAGATGTTTTTCAGTCCTCCTCGTAAGTTAGCAGTATTGagcagctcagctggttagaaCATTGTGCTAATAATGCCATAGgtcgcaggttcaatccccatatgggccacacatttgggggttggactagctgatctctAGAGatccctgccaaccttaccaattctgtgtTCATCTATTTCTGTCGTATATTTATTGAGAGCACTTGTGACATCTCAGGAATCGTTTGCCTTTCTATCAGGAGCAGTGTTTCTATCCAGTTAATGGACAAAGAGAGAGGCAATCATTTGCTC
It encodes the following:
- the IMPA1 gene encoding inositol monophosphatase 1 translates to MADPWQECMDYAVALARKAGEIIRGALKEEISVMTKSSPVDLVTETDQKVENFIISLIKEKFPSHSFIGEESVAAGEGSILTANPTWIIDPIDGTTNFVHRFPFVAVSIGFVVNKEIEFGIVYSCVEDKMYTARKGKGAFCNGQKLKVSGQEDITKSLLVTELGSNRDPETIKIILSNMERLLSIPIHGIRAVGTAAVNMCLVATGGADAYYEMGIHCWDMAGAGIIITEAGGVLLDVSGGPFDLMSRRIIAASSRAVGERIAKALQIIPLKRDDATN